The Streptosporangiales bacterium genome includes a window with the following:
- a CDS encoding GntR family transcriptional regulator — translation MPRHTPRKRETIKYRDVADELRRQITEGVLPAGSILPSESEVIAEFDVSRSTARNAINQLRAEGLITVQHGRGAFVRRADRARHTHTRALYGTRNQVANTADPIGDPAWRDVEESAHYRTNATAPLALALGVAEHTPVFLADRLLEGPLRQRVAYRLYVPITTAAECPPLEKNPFLDPVDLYTALTDTFGSLTWTEYVQTRIPTPDDTGALRASDNAPLLITRRVTTDNHGRILAMEETRHAGEDTQLAYPMTPTKRART, via the coding sequence GTGCCCAGACACACACCCCGTAAGCGGGAGACCATCAAGTACCGTGACGTCGCCGACGAACTCCGCCGCCAGATCACCGAGGGCGTCCTGCCCGCCGGGTCCATCCTGCCGAGCGAGTCCGAGGTCATCGCCGAGTTCGACGTGTCCCGATCCACCGCACGTAACGCGATCAACCAGCTCCGCGCCGAGGGACTGATCACCGTCCAGCACGGGCGCGGCGCGTTCGTCCGCCGCGCCGACCGCGCCCGCCACACCCACACCCGCGCCCTATACGGCACCAGGAACCAGGTCGCGAACACGGCTGACCCGATCGGCGACCCTGCCTGGCGGGACGTGGAGGAGTCGGCGCACTACCGCACCAACGCGACTGCGCCCCTGGCTCTCGCGCTTGGCGTCGCCGAGCACACGCCCGTCTTCCTCGCCGACCGGCTCCTGGAAGGACCTCTCAGGCAACGCGTCGCCTACCGGCTCTACGTCCCGATCACCACCGCCGCTGAGTGCCCGCCGCTGGAGAAGAACCCCTTCCTCGACCCCGTCGACCTCTACACCGCACTCACCGACACGTTCGGCTCACTGACCTGGACCGAGTACGTGCAGACCCGTATCCCCACCCCGGACGACACTGGCGCGCTGCGCGCCAGCGACAACGCCCCTCTCCTGATCACCCGGCGGGTTACCACCGACAACCACGGCCGGATCCTCGCCATGGAAGAAACCCGACACGCCGGCGAGGACACCCAACTCGCCTACCCCATGACACCCACCAAGCGCGCACGCACCTGA
- a CDS encoding cell division protein FtsK, which produces MSSRRHLANARRRYRRGEATPLLVLGDDREPGQALVFVAKLAFRYRSELAPFTLALVELVTAAWLHHAHPSWAPWLAVATVVVGAGLALVPARWTRRMTVGPVFDRAVERSYAVLVTTVVGGWLAAAIWWGPLTYPLSWIGFIAGVVAAIPWWTHRRRRSRARLDRTIAAWPDIAEKVGLPDSKATSGDPNLWGYVLRLVLRKGHTYETAANQMPAIESGLGTRRGAVRVEPVHEHAGQALVRVVERDPHAAPIDWPDPTRPSEPGQDAVVPSITRPVPLGVFEDATTVHVSLLRRHVLIGGTTGAGKSGVVNVVLAAMTGCPDVVVWGIDLKAGMELGPWTSCLPHLATNPDAATALLQSAVAELDGRAGALATAGERTWAPTPTAPALVIVIDEYAELPDAAHRYADSIARRGRGPAVTLVVATQRPTQQAMGRGAVRSQMDVRIALRVREQKDTDLILGQGMLGAGWHPHRLDKPGTFLLSAPEHGTPRRARGYLLTDAQVGQVAARHSARRPLLPSFASPPVHEPTTDGKASRQERRSGANTASSMPVGRVGVVTPETTLWALLRGGPEAGASVGDLVVGTGMSRRWVYLRLREHVHAGRVRQVTRGKWRATEPHLPPTASEPDTADHTVNRGSHGNGGPGDDDDAR; this is translated from the coding sequence ATGAGTAGCCGACGACACCTTGCCAACGCACGCCGCCGCTACCGTCGCGGCGAGGCGACCCCCCTGCTGGTACTCGGTGACGACCGCGAACCCGGGCAGGCGCTCGTCTTCGTCGCCAAGCTCGCGTTCCGGTACCGCTCCGAACTCGCCCCCTTCACCCTCGCCCTGGTCGAGCTGGTCACCGCTGCCTGGCTGCACCACGCCCACCCGTCCTGGGCGCCGTGGCTGGCCGTGGCGACCGTCGTCGTTGGAGCCGGACTGGCGCTCGTACCGGCGCGGTGGACGCGGCGGATGACCGTGGGTCCGGTGTTCGACCGCGCCGTCGAGCGCAGCTACGCCGTCCTCGTCACCACCGTCGTCGGGGGCTGGCTGGCGGCCGCGATCTGGTGGGGACCCCTCACCTATCCGCTCTCGTGGATCGGATTCATCGCGGGCGTCGTCGCGGCGATCCCGTGGTGGACCCATCGCCGCCGCCGGTCCCGGGCACGGCTGGACCGAACGATCGCAGCGTGGCCGGACATCGCGGAGAAGGTCGGATTGCCCGACTCCAAGGCGACCTCTGGCGATCCGAACCTGTGGGGCTACGTGCTCCGCCTCGTGCTCCGCAAGGGCCACACCTACGAGACAGCCGCCAACCAGATGCCCGCGATCGAGTCCGGGCTGGGCACTCGCCGCGGCGCGGTCCGCGTCGAACCCGTCCATGAGCACGCGGGGCAGGCGCTCGTCCGCGTGGTCGAGCGCGACCCGCACGCGGCGCCGATCGACTGGCCGGACCCCACCCGACCCTCCGAACCCGGGCAAGACGCCGTCGTCCCCTCGATCACCCGGCCCGTCCCGCTCGGAGTGTTCGAAGACGCCACCACCGTGCACGTGTCACTGCTGCGTCGCCACGTCCTCATCGGCGGCACCACGGGCGCGGGCAAGTCCGGCGTCGTCAACGTCGTCCTCGCGGCAATGACCGGGTGCCCGGACGTGGTGGTGTGGGGCATCGACCTCAAGGCCGGCATGGAACTCGGCCCCTGGACATCCTGCCTGCCACATCTGGCCACCAACCCCGACGCCGCCACTGCACTGCTGCAAAGTGCGGTGGCGGAGTTGGACGGGCGCGCCGGTGCGCTCGCCACCGCCGGGGAACGCACCTGGGCGCCGACGCCGACCGCGCCGGCGTTGGTGATCGTCATCGACGAGTACGCCGAACTCCCGGACGCCGCGCACCGCTACGCCGACTCGATCGCCCGCCGCGGACGCGGACCCGCCGTCACTCTCGTGGTGGCGACCCAGCGGCCGACGCAGCAGGCGATGGGACGTGGCGCGGTGCGCTCGCAAATGGACGTCCGGATTGCCCTGCGGGTACGCGAGCAGAAGGACACCGACCTCATCCTCGGCCAAGGCATGCTCGGCGCCGGATGGCACCCGCACCGGCTCGACAAACCCGGGACGTTCCTGCTGTCCGCACCGGAACATGGCACGCCCCGTCGGGCACGCGGCTACCTCCTCACCGACGCCCAGGTGGGTCAGGTCGCCGCGCGGCACAGTGCCCGCCGCCCCCTCCTGCCCAGCTTCGCCTCTCCACCCGTCCACGAACCAACGACGGACGGGAAGGCGAGCCGTCAGGAGCGTCGCAGCGGCGCGAACACGGCATCGTCCATGCCGGTGGGCCGGGTGGGGGTAGTGACGCCGGAGACGACGCTGTGGGCGCTCCTGCGCGGCGGCCCCGAAGCCGGCGCCTCCGTCGGCGACCTCGTCGTCGGCACCGGGATGAGCCGTCGCTGGGTCTACCTCCGGTTACGCGAACACGTCCACGCTGGACGCGTCCGCCAAGTCACCCGCGGCAAATGGCGCGCCACCGAACCCCACCTGCCGCCCACCGCCAGCGAGCCAGACACCGCCGACCACACGGTCAACCGGGGCTCCCATGGCAACGGCGGTCCAGGCGATGACGACGACGCTCGGTGA